The Nymphaea colorata isolate Beijing-Zhang1983 chromosome 7, ASM883128v2, whole genome shotgun sequence DNA window GGAATTTCTCCCTTTTGCTTGGCTGTAGCTGTATTAATGATCAACCATCTTTCTTTATTGGATACATGTGGCGCTTTTCTAGAATCAGTTGGTCAAATCCTGGGAGAGTTTTGTCGTTATTatgtgtttccttttttttttttgtggtgaacGCCATATCATCTTTTTAGCTTCATATTAATGATAAATGTGTAAGTGCTTCTGAATTTATTTCCTGCACCTGAGCTTGGCACTGAGCATTCTCATCTCAACGAATATGCAGTTCTTGAGGTTGGAGATGGTGTCTTTGAGGTGCTTTCGACATCTGGAGATACCCACTTGGGTGGTGATGACTTTGATAAGGTTCTCTTAGTCTTCTGCACCTGTTAAGCTGatttttgatttgtttgtttGTCTAAAGCAACTTTAGGGCACCTATAATATTTTGCTTATTGCTGATTTCCATTTCTAAAACTTAATGAAACAGAGAATTGTCGATTGGCTTGCTGGAAACTTTAAGAGGGATGAAGGTATAGACCTGTTGAAGGATAAACAAGCTCTACAGCGTCTTACCGAAACAGCAGAGAAAGCAAAGATGGAGCTCTCGTCATTGACACAGACAAACATAAGGTTCTGTTGGGTGTcatgtttcttgattttggttctttctttcttttctcccttgGGAATTAACAGGCAGTTGGTTTCTTTCACAGCTTGCCTTTTATTACTGCCACTGCTGAAGGTCCTAAACATATTGAGACAACCCTCAGCAGGGCCAAGTTCGAAGAGTTGTGTTCAGATTTGATTGATCGGTAAGTCTTTTCATTGTGAAAAGCAGAATTTGCTGAGTTGAGTTTGAAACAGCAAATTTGGCTTTCTGGATAAAATGACCtaaaaacaatttttgtttatagcactaaaattttcatatttaaatagaTATGAATTTAGATATGTTTTACAATTGTTCGATCAattataaaatgtgaaaatatatcCCTTTCAAATTAAAAGTTGTCAGAGAATGTAACTTGGGGGTGTACTTTGTAGGTTGAGGACACCTGTGGACAATGCATTAAGAGATGCGAAGCTTTCATTCAAGGATTTGGATGAGGTTATTCTTGTTGGTGGATCGACAAGAATGCCTGCTGTCCAGGAACTTGTGAGGAAGATGACCGGCAAAGAGCCTAATGTAACTGTCAATCCAGATGAAGTTGTTGCTCTTGGAGCTGCTGTACAGGTCagtttttctttgcatttccCGTCATATATTTCATGCTTTAAGCTTCTTATTGCTCATCCATTGGTGTTACGTTTGGTGTTTTGGAAATGAAGATCTCACCCTAGAATTTGGACCACTTAATGCCGACTGGCAAAATAATTAGTTTGAAATCAACTATATTGTTAAGGTAATTAACTTGCAATCAGTTATGCAGCAGGGCAGATTGATgtgaatgcacttgagcatataTGCTTACTAGGACACTTCAGCTTTGTAGTGATTAGTATGTCAAAGGCATCGCTGCTTTTGATATGCACACCTTGCTCATTGGGGCTGTCAGATTCTATCCTGGTCGGCAATATTTTACGTCACCTAgaatttcaatttgttttctttattgcTGAATACATGATCGTTTCATTCTTGCCTTTTGCAGCGTACCAATAGTAGTCCAATACCATGTGGTTCTACGTTAAATAAACATATGTGCGTTAAATAATTTAAACCACACGTGGGTCTTAATGTGGTCATttatttttagcaaaagaatGTTAAAGAGtccgttttctttttctgacCGTCATATTTcttgaataatttttatttttgtgatgACGAAAACTCCAAGGCGGCCGTGATTCCCTTGTTTCGCAAGTACTAACTAGGTCTCTGCGAGTTGCGCCTTCTATGCATGTTTAATTTGCTGAATTTAAATAACATGGCGTTGGTTGGCTGAGAACCGCTGGGCGCTGGCTGAATGAATTGCTAAGACAATTGAGATAGGTGTGAGTTTAAAAGGGGTGATTCCGCTGCTTAGTCGTCGAGTTAGAGCTTCAACCTTACATTGATATTTAATATGGTGCCTTCTGTAGCTTTCATGATATCTTGACATGGATTGAGAAACTTAATCCCAATTGCAAATGCTGGCTGTTTTTTCAGGCTGGAGTTTTGGCTGGTGATGTCAGTGACATCGTTCTCTTGGATGTGACGCCCTTGTCTCTTGGTCTGGAAACGTTGGGTGGTGTGATGACAAAGATCATTCCTCGGAACACCACTCTTCCAACCTCAAAGTCTGAAGTTTTCTCCACGGCAGCTGATTCACAGACTAGCGTTGAGATCAACGTGTTGCAGGGTGAAAGAGAGTTTGTGAAGGATAACAAATCCCTCGGTAGCTTCCGGCTCGACGGAATACCACCGGCACCACGTGGAGTTCCACAAATTGAAGTGAAGTTCGACATTGATGCTAATGGTATTCTGTCGGTCACTGCTGTTGATAAAGGTACAGGGAAGAAGCAGGATATTACCATCACCGGTGCTAGTACCCTGCCTGGCGATGAGGTATGTTTTGTAATATTGTTCAAAATCTTCAGACTGCCGTACCCTTCTTTGTTCTCTGTTATTTCGCTGATGAGCATCTcacttttgttttgttggtcTCTACTGACAAGCGATGGATTTCCAACTCTTCTTACCATTTTGCGAGTCCTCATGCTTCTTGGGATTCAGTTTTAGTGATTTTATTGAAGGGTTTGTGGACAGTTTTGACTTTTGATGAGAATCTAGAAAACCTGTGCTGTGGTTTAATGCTCTTGGTTTCCAGTTACAGAGGATGGGCTCCATGACTTGCAAATGTTCACTGTACAGGTTGATAGAATGGTGAAGGAAGCCGAGAAGTTTGCAAAGGAAGACAAGGAGAAGAGGGATGCTATTGACACTAAGAACCAGGCCGAGTCCGTGGTGTACCAGACAGAAAAGCAGCTCAAGGAGCTAGGGGACAAGGTGCCTGCGGAGGTTAAGTCAAAGGTGGAAGCCAAGCTCGAGGAGCTGAAGAGTGCAATCTCTGGCGGTTCAACGCAGGCCATGAAGGACAGCATGGCTGCACTGAACCAGGAGGTGATGCAGCTTGGTCAGTCCCTTTACAACCAACCAGGCGCAGCTGCTGGTGGCCCTGCCCCGGGTGCTGATGCTGGGCCTGCCGGCAAGGGCCCAGCTCCTGGCGGCGATGGCGGGGATGTCATTGATGCGGACTTCACAGACAGCAAGTGATTGagttaaaaaacaattttgggTGACGAAGCTTTTCCCCCCCTTCTTCATTGatgttcgtttttttttttttttggttttttttatagTGTATCTTGTTTTTGCTACTGTAAAAATATAATTCTGCCTTGGAATCCCAAATCCAGTTTTTGGTTGGCGGATCGACAATAGCGGAGGCTGAAAGGATTCGAGTCTAATTGCGCGCGCGTGAAATTTACCTTCTTAAGAGGTTCATGCTTCTGCATATTTTGTGTTCAAATTTGTGTTACACGACATTGACCATCAAACAGTCTTTACGGGTTCACAAGGGGTCTTATTCTCGATGGTCATGTCTTTCACTAATGTTAAATGTTGCTTAAAAGTTTCTTATGCAACAATACCAACCAATACATATTTGCCATCGAGTTTTGTCCATTTGCCTGAAATGTGAATGGTCGAGAATTTGCGGCTTCTTATGCACGCGTTAATCACGGGCCCAGAAGGTGATGGTGGGGGGTGGGTGTCTGACGGATATTCCATTCCCATCCTACGTAAATGGTTTTCTATAAGCTGGTGCTCGTAATTGGATTCGACCGTATACCAAATGTAAAAGCTAGTCTCCCAGAAAAGTGGGCGCGCACAAATAGATTTCACTGTGAACCAAATGGAGAGTTTAACCTGGATCGTTCTATAAAGGGGATGCTTGATTGTCCGTTCGATTGCCAGGAAAGCAAGTCTGGGAAGAGTAAGAATGTAGGTTACCAATGAATAACAAATTACAAAGTCCTTGGTAACTCTTGAAATTTAACAGAGTCAAACATGATCGTTACTCTTCGATTAATGAAGCAATTTAGATGGCAATCGAGCCTAAACTTTGATTCAGCTCGACAGATTTCAATTCACCTTATCTTGTAGCTCGTTCCAATAGTACCAAAAGCTACTAAGACCGTATCACTAAGATTTATAAATCTCATGAATTTCATTCCAATCGTACCAAAGGCTACTAGTTCCAATAGTGCCAACAGCTACCGAGGCCGTATCACTAGGATTTATAAATCTCATGAATTTCATCTGCCTTCTTCCAAGATGTCCGTACAAGAAAACCAACCACCTCCCTCCAATCTAGTTGTCACACCTTGTCCCTTCAGAGGCTTTAGAACTCATCTAGTGATTGACTTTCAGGTGAAGAATTAGCATAACCAAGACATCAAACAACCAAACAAAATAGCGAGTGAATCTTTGATAGCGTGGTTTGGGCTGTATGCATTTCCTTTGTAGTCATGTTAAGACCAAGTAGACTTTTGCCGGGTTAATGCCAATTCTGACTGGGTGTTCAGATAAGTCTTCCAAGGGTTCGAACCCTTCGGCAATGAAGTTTCGgtattataaatatacattaTAGAGATTCCATTGTGTacataaaatacaaaacaaaCCCTGTTCGCAAACCTGAGCTTTCATGATCTCCAATCCATCTCCCACATCCCACCGCTGCCTTCTCTGCGATGGTGGTAGCTCTCCTCTAGGTGGCCACCACCTCCTCTCTTGTGCACCGGAGAGTAGAACCGACCGGACCCACCGCCTCCGTTCCTCTGCAACGCCTGATGACCACCCACTTGACTGCTCACGGGGCCAGGCCGGCAGACGGGGCCCAGCAACCTCCCTCCCTTGTAGCCACAGAATCTCTGTTGGACTGCGGTGGCAGCGGCGCTATTGTTGCCCAGTAAATTCGGCGAGCTATACACCCTCTGGAGCGGTGTGAACTCAATGGCGGGAGAGTCGTTACTAGGTCCGGCCGCGACGGCAAGAGTCGACTGCTCCATTACACCTGATCTGGGGGAGGACTCATTGGAGGAAGGTGCGCGATGGTGGGGGTAGTTGAGGTGATGGAGATGGTGCTGATTATAGCGGGTGGAAGGAGAGACGTTGACGGTGCGGATGCCATTGACGGCGTCGATGTAGCGCTGCTCGAGGGTGTCCCCGGTTGGGGTGGTTGATTCAAAAAGGAGGGGAGACGGGTTGGCGGGGAAGAGGAAGGCGCGGAGCCGGGCGGCACTGCCACCGGGAGTTGTTGCCGCTAAGAAGGACTGCTGGCGGTCGTACTCGTCGATCATGTTTTGTAGGTCTTCATCGCAGGTCACTGAGACCAGAGAGTCCAGGTCCTCGGAGAAGAGTTGGTACTTGAGCACCACGTCCGATTCGAAGAGCATGGTCAGTTTCCTCATCAAACCTGATAGTCAATCTCAGATGATTTAgcagaaataaagagagagatttataCATGAACGCAAGGAAAAGAACTTAAAAATGTGTTTCAAAACTAAGTGATGTTTCGTTGCCAGAATAACTTACTCTCGTAATGTTTCAAAGATTAGTTGAAACTCCAAAAAATCTTTCCGTATTGAAGCTTGGAGAATGCGTTATAGCTATATAGCacgaataaaaaattaacataacgATATTATCATTAGCCATGTAAGGTGACATTCATGAGAACAACTCCTGTTAAGAATGCCTTGGTGTCGATGGTTAATATTCACGTAGACTGTAGACATAAGCACAATGAGCCAGAAAACTTGCCTGAGAAGGTGGTGTTCCGGGGAACGACGACGACGCGCGTCTCTCCTCCGACGTACTTGAGATTCCCATCGGACGGCCTCGGGAGGATCCGCCCGCCGTAGCTACAGAGGAACTTCAAGCGATTCTTAGGGGAGCCCGTAGACGATGTCGGTGATCCCAGCATGACCGCCTCCTCGCTGGCCGTCGTCATTGCGGCGTACAAGCGAGAAGCAAGGCGAGAAAGAGAGCTGGAACAAAGGAGCAGCCGAGCTTCCGCCGAATGTGGAGAGTttcagaaaggaaagagagaagagaagggcCTCTCTTTCAGTCAGATCTCCTCCTCAGCCCAGAAGACCCCTCCATGATCGGACTCCGAGAAGCTATGAAAGAGGATCCAGGTTTCGGAAGCGACGTTATTCTTTGAGTACTTTTTTGTAAGGAGACCGGCCGTTGATTTCGGAATCTTCGATTCTTCCGGTCACGGAGCAATTAAAGAAGCTTTTTCTGTCTCATTCCTTcaccagaaaaataaaaaaacaaagaaacggATATTTTAAACGTATTGCGTTAAAGTTGTCaagggaaaaaaattgtttaaacgCATCAGCGTTTCTTGCTTTGTCAAATTCATTtctatttgttcttttattgctttccttctttctcGCGACCTCGGATTTACAGAAAAACAATTCACGAAAATTGAATTCAGCAAAGAATCGAAGCTTTTCAGAAATGTCAGACCGcgaaagaagaggaaaattgaaaagaagaacaatttttttctacttttctttcttgttcatcCTTTGGGTTAAAAACAGGTCCAAAACTATGTACTGAGCTTCGTTCTCAGCTTCACTGATATCCAAACCCTAGAATGCGCTAAGAAACGAAGGTAAAAAAgggaacaattttttttatcaacaaagAGAAAGCCAACTAAATCTCAAAGATCACGGCAAAACCGGAAGaatcaacaaaaaacaagtttaattcAACATCGGGAAAAGCCCGATCCTTTTCAAACGACACAAAGAAAGAACATAACAttaaaaatgtttcaaaaatcaaattgaaaccCTAGCAGCACCGGAAACAGGCACGAAAgatcaacatgaaattaatgaCTGAATTTCCCCCCTTCCTACGGAGAACGATGACCCTGGATTCATCAAATGCAATGCTAAAGAGAGCTCCAAGATCGCTCGTTTCCCCGTCTTCTGCGACGACATATGCAGTCGAGCTATCGAAGAAGAACAAGGCGAAGAACACAGAGACGACGCAGCAATAGAACTCTAGCGCTCAAAGCGCAACGCACAAAAAGAGGCCATATCAGACGTATCAGacgaaagaagaagattatgataatacagagagagagagagagagtactgtgGGAGAAACTCCTAAGGTGAAAGGGCTGGCGGGCGAGATCTCCGCCAAACTTCCGTAAACGGCCTGACGGCAGGGACTGCACCAAATGGCCAGGACGGGAAAAAGGGTGAGCCGAAGACCAGAGGGAGACGGACGGTAGCCTTCCTCTTCCCTTCGTTCTCCTAATTCTGCTCTCCTCCTCTAGAGCTCGCACCCTTCCTCCTCCATCGCCCCCACTCTCCCGTGGCCACCCATCCTTCgccctctctttccttccccTCGCCCCCTCTCCCGCCCTCTCCTTCATATCTTAAATACCCGCCACCGCCTTCCTTTCGCACCTCAAAATGTTCTCATTTGAGACACAATTTTT harbors:
- the LOC116257812 gene encoding uncharacterized protein LOC116257812, with product MTTASEEAVMLGSPTSSTGSPKNRLKFLCSYGGRILPRPSDGNLKYVGGETRVVVVPRNTTFSGLMRKLTMLFESDVVLKYQLFSEDLDSLVSVTCDEDLQNMIDEYDRQQSFLAATTPGGSAARLRAFLFPANPSPLLFESTTPTGDTLEQRYIDAVNGIRTVNVSPSTRYNQHHLHHLNYPHHRAPSSNESSPRSGVMEQSTLAVAAGPSNDSPAIEFTPLQRVYSSPNLLGNNSAAATAVQQRFCGYKGGRLLGPVCRPGPVSSQVGGHQALQRNGGGGSGRFYSPVHKRGGGGHLEESYHHRREGSGGMWEMDWRS
- the LOC116257538 gene encoding stromal 70 kDa heat shock-related protein, chloroplastic-like codes for the protein MASAAQIHVLGGSVFPTRAKKSSPSNTVFFGQRLSTKPFLNSSRTAFLKLKRNGRNDRVGPLRVVSEKVVGIDLGTTNSAVAAMEGGKPTIVTNAEGQRTTPSVVAYTKNGDRLVGQIAKRQAVVNPENTFFSVKRFIGRKMAEVDEESKQVSYRVVRDENGNVKLECPAIGKQFAAEEISAQVLRKLVDDASKFLNDKVQKAVVTVPAYFNDSQRTATKDAGRIAGLEVLRIINEPTAASLAYGFEKKNNETILVFDLGGGTFDVSVLEVGDGVFEVLSTSGDTHLGGDDFDKRIVDWLAGNFKRDEGIDLLKDKQALQRLTETAEKAKMELSSLTQTNISLPFITATAEGPKHIETTLSRAKFEELCSDLIDRLRTPVDNALRDAKLSFKDLDEVILVGGSTRMPAVQELVRKMTGKEPNVTVNPDEVVALGAAVQAGVLAGDVSDIVLLDVTPLSLGLETLGGVMTKIIPRNTTLPTSKSEVFSTAADSQTSVEINVLQGEREFVKDNKSLGSFRLDGIPPAPRGVPQIEVKFDIDANGILSVTAVDKGTGKKQDITITGASTLPGDEVDRMVKEAEKFAKEDKEKRDAIDTKNQAESVVYQTEKQLKELGDKVPAEVKSKVEAKLEELKSAISGGSTQAMKDSMAALNQEVMQLGQSLYNQPGAAAGGPAPGADAGPAGKGPAPGGDGGDVIDADFTDSK